In Halobaculum sp. XH14, a single genomic region encodes these proteins:
- a CDS encoding ABC transporter substrate-binding protein has protein sequence MSGDDTKHGRPTRRDYVKYGGAVVGGGLLSGCTGESEEVSTPTDTDRHSTGTAEPTETDTSYEACIEPVGCHRFEEEPETYIVNNGEWADMAFALGRRDGFLTATNMIPGFLFEPFGLDVPPLSETESLSATNWDKEVFYELDPDVILMDPNYMHKTGWDDAWGESDTEEISDTVAPFFGNNILRRREWHDYRHYSLYEALKRLADLFRERDRYEALEEVHASVQEAVRSRLPPADDRPEIALVNSASNPSDGTFYPMRTQVEGVEMKPYRDLDVGSAFSAEHIEAVTIDYEYLLKIDPEILVFHWGVGTTGDADSFSPETFRERYVEPLEADPVGSQLTAVREGNVYPGAFGSQGPLVNLLQTEMVAQQLYPAEFGEFEPERFPEVAREKQLFDRQRVADIVNGDF, from the coding sequence ATGTCAGGCGACGACACGAAACACGGGAGGCCCACGCGACGCGACTACGTGAAGTACGGCGGCGCGGTCGTCGGCGGCGGGCTGCTTTCGGGCTGTACCGGGGAGTCGGAGGAAGTCTCGACGCCGACCGACACCGACCGGCACTCCACCGGGACGGCCGAGCCGACCGAGACGGACACGTCCTACGAAGCGTGTATCGAACCCGTCGGCTGTCATCGGTTCGAGGAGGAGCCGGAAACCTACATCGTGAACAACGGCGAGTGGGCGGACATGGCGTTCGCGCTCGGTCGGCGGGACGGCTTCCTCACCGCCACGAACATGATCCCCGGGTTCCTGTTCGAGCCGTTCGGGCTGGACGTGCCGCCACTCTCGGAAACCGAGTCGCTGTCGGCGACGAACTGGGACAAGGAGGTGTTCTACGAACTGGATCCGGACGTGATCCTGATGGATCCGAACTACATGCACAAGACCGGCTGGGACGACGCCTGGGGGGAGTCGGACACCGAGGAGATCAGCGATACCGTCGCTCCGTTCTTCGGGAACAACATTCTCCGCCGGCGAGAGTGGCACGACTACCGGCATTACTCCCTGTACGAGGCCCTCAAACGGCTCGCGGATCTGTTCAGGGAACGCGACCGATACGAGGCGCTCGAGGAGGTCCACGCGTCCGTCCAGGAGGCGGTTCGGTCCCGGCTCCCGCCCGCCGACGACCGCCCGGAGATCGCCCTGGTCAACAGCGCGTCGAACCCGAGCGATGGAACGTTCTATCCGATGCGAACCCAGGTCGAGGGCGTCGAGATGAAGCCGTACCGTGATCTTGACGTCGGCAGCGCGTTTTCCGCCGAGCACATCGAAGCGGTGACCATCGACTACGAGTATCTCCTGAAGATCGATCCGGAGATACTCGTGTTCCACTGGGGGGTCGGGACGACCGGCGACGCGGACAGCTTCTCCCCGGAGACGTTCCGTGAGCGGTACGTCGAACCGCTCGAAGCGGACCCGGTCGGGAGCCAGTTGACCGCCGTCCGGGAGGGCAACGTCTATCCCGGCGCGTTCGGCTCGCAGGGCCCGCTCGTGAACCTTCTCCAGACGGAGATGGTCGCCCAGCAGCTGTACCCGGCGGAGTTCGGCGAGTTCGAACCCGAGCGGTTCCCCGAGGTCGCCAGGGAGAAACAGCTGTTCGACAGGCAGCGCGTCGCGGACATCGTCAACGGCGACTTCTAA
- a CDS encoding putative manganese transporter, whose protein sequence is MTLLQSVGAGVGELLDITAQQAFDILVFSVRDGFVQVSAFVAVTVLLFSYIQYRTGGRIVTYLENNERMQPIAGALLGLTPGCGGAIIAMPLYIRGTVSFGTVVAALAATAGDSAFVILALAPEAAAYAYGMAFVSAILFGYAIDGWGLGIGRVDRAVDRLSRPVTDGGFATANVASGGPSVDGYEMEHDGHGHDPEQPSGTLTTVSHAVHVLWWVVAAAGLVAGVMYLARGAPEVPLAFDPTFFGLFTVAGLVGTTASFYLHFVGRRYIGEGEAGRIRDNFSSAYETFQHAAMETSMVTVWVIAAYLIYEYGIVIFSLDVGALTAAAGVLAPIAGALLGLIPGCAPQIVFAQIYAEGGIPFSALTANAISQDGDALFPLMAIDMKAAIVATIYTTIPALIVGVLVYYLWPFAHFGFGVLG, encoded by the coding sequence ATGACGCTCCTCCAGTCCGTGGGCGCGGGGGTGGGGGAGTTGCTCGACATCACCGCCCAGCAGGCGTTCGACATCCTCGTCTTCTCGGTCAGGGACGGGTTCGTGCAGGTGAGCGCGTTCGTCGCGGTCACGGTGCTCCTCTTCAGCTACATCCAGTACCGGACCGGGGGACGGATCGTCACGTACCTCGAGAACAACGAGCGGATGCAGCCCATCGCCGGCGCGCTGCTCGGGCTGACGCCCGGCTGTGGCGGCGCGATCATCGCGATGCCGCTGTACATCCGCGGCACCGTGAGCTTCGGGACGGTCGTCGCCGCCCTCGCGGCGACGGCGGGCGACTCGGCGTTCGTCATCCTCGCGCTCGCCCCCGAGGCGGCGGCCTACGCCTACGGGATGGCGTTCGTTTCGGCCATCCTGTTCGGCTACGCGATCGACGGCTGGGGGCTCGGCATCGGCCGGGTCGACCGCGCGGTCGACCGGCTCAGCCGGCCGGTGACCGACGGCGGGTTCGCCACGGCGAACGTCGCCAGCGGCGGCCCCAGCGTCGACGGCTACGAGATGGAACACGACGGCCACGGGCACGACCCCGAGCAGCCGTCGGGGACGCTGACGACGGTCAGCCACGCGGTCCACGTCCTCTGGTGGGTCGTCGCCGCCGCAGGACTCGTCGCGGGCGTCATGTACCTGGCGCGGGGCGCCCCGGAGGTCCCCCTCGCGTTCGACCCGACGTTCTTCGGCCTGTTCACCGTCGCGGGGCTCGTGGGGACGACCGCGTCGTTCTACCTCCACTTCGTCGGCCGGCGATACATCGGCGAGGGGGAGGCGGGCCGCATCCGGGACAACTTCTCCAGCGCGTACGAGACGTTCCAGCACGCGGCCATGGAGACGAGCATGGTCACGGTGTGGGTCATCGCCGCCTACCTCATCTACGAGTACGGCATCGTGATCTTCTCGCTGGACGTCGGCGCGCTCACCGCGGCCGCCGGGGTGCTCGCCCCCATCGCGGGCGCGCTGCTCGGCCTGATCCCGGGCTGTGCGCCACAGATCGTCTTCGCCCAGATATACGCGGAGGGCGGCATCCCGTTCTCCGCGCTGACGGCCAACGCGATCAGCCAGGACGGCGACGCGCTGTTCCCGCTGATGGCGATCGACATGAAGGCCGCCATCGTCGCCACGATCTACACGACGATCCCGGCGCTGATCGTCGGGGTGCTCGTCTACTACCTGTGGCCGTTCGCCCACTTCGGGTTCGGGGTGCTCGGATGA
- a CDS encoding universal stress protein, producing the protein MYERVLVPTDGSELSETAARHALDVAAQYGATLHAIYVVDTDTGWLTVSKADVRDAIRELGDNAGEEAIESVERLAADADVDLVTAVLDGSPDDEILRYADEHDADLIVMGTHGRDGIGRRVVGSITERVVRGASVPVMAVNAGSDD; encoded by the coding sequence GTGTACGAGCGCGTCCTCGTCCCGACCGACGGGAGCGAGCTCTCGGAGACGGCGGCCCGACACGCCCTCGACGTCGCAGCGCAGTACGGCGCGACGCTTCACGCCATCTACGTCGTCGACACGGACACGGGCTGGCTGACCGTCTCGAAGGCGGACGTGCGCGACGCGATCCGGGAGCTCGGCGACAACGCCGGCGAGGAGGCGATCGAGAGCGTCGAACGGCTCGCGGCCGACGCCGACGTGGACCTGGTGACGGCCGTCCTCGACGGGTCGCCCGACGACGAGATCCTCCGGTACGCCGACGAACACGACGCGGACCTGATCGTGATGGGCACCCACGGCCGGGACGGCATCGGCCGCCGGGTCGTCGGGAGCATCACCGAGCGGGTCGTCAGAGGGGCCTCCGTCCCCGTGATGGCCGTCAACGCCGGCTCCGACGACTGA
- the truD gene encoding tRNA pseudouridine(13) synthase TruD, giving the protein MREAHPRERVVGVDFYVSDADGIGGHLREEPEDFVVRERERMVPEPVDSDPGSYPHVLLRATLRGWDTNDFAGRLSDDLGISRERVSWAGTKDKHAVTTQLFTVRDVDPERIPEVRNADVEVLGRVGRALTFGDLAGNEFEIRVRDAAGDPAPITADLRAFAGDDGEGLDESADAPAEVAVPNYFGHQRFGSRRPVTHEVGLHVLRGDWRGAVLAYVGNPYETEPEGSQAARNVVEREADAADTDWSAALDAMPGRLRYERSMLHRLAEGADWRETLEAVPSNLQRLFVNAAQSYAFNRILSERLRRGLPFHRPVEGDVCCFAERDVKFPKPDTDRVQRATEGRVDVLARHCERGRAFVTAPLVGTDTEFADGEPGEIEREVFAELDVGRADFALPGEFESTGTRRAIALTTDLAVAEREGDPVFSFALPSGSYATTLLREYLKGSPERH; this is encoded by the coding sequence ATGCGCGAGGCCCACCCCCGCGAACGGGTCGTCGGCGTCGACTTCTACGTCAGCGACGCCGACGGCATCGGCGGCCACCTCCGCGAGGAGCCCGAGGACTTCGTCGTCCGCGAGCGCGAGCGGATGGTGCCAGAGCCCGTCGACTCGGACCCCGGCTCGTACCCGCACGTCCTCCTCCGGGCGACGCTGCGCGGCTGGGACACGAACGACTTCGCCGGGCGGCTCTCCGACGACCTGGGAATCAGCCGCGAGCGCGTCTCCTGGGCCGGAACGAAGGACAAGCACGCCGTGACGACACAGCTGTTCACGGTCCGGGACGTCGACCCCGAGCGGATTCCCGAGGTCCGGAACGCCGACGTCGAGGTGCTCGGCCGGGTGGGTCGAGCCCTCACCTTCGGCGACCTCGCGGGCAACGAGTTCGAGATCCGCGTCCGCGACGCGGCGGGCGACCCCGCCCCCATCACCGCCGACCTCCGAGCGTTCGCCGGGGACGACGGCGAGGGGCTCGATGAATCCGCGGACGCGCCCGCCGAGGTCGCCGTCCCGAACTACTTCGGCCACCAGCGGTTCGGCAGCAGGCGGCCCGTCACCCACGAGGTCGGCCTGCACGTCCTCCGGGGCGACTGGCGCGGCGCGGTGCTCGCGTACGTCGGCAACCCCTACGAGACGGAACCCGAGGGCTCGCAAGCCGCCAGGAACGTCGTCGAGCGCGAGGCCGACGCGGCCGACACGGACTGGAGCGCCGCGCTCGACGCGATGCCCGGTCGACTGCGCTACGAGCGGTCGATGCTCCACCGGCTCGCGGAGGGGGCCGACTGGCGCGAGACGCTGGAGGCCGTCCCCTCGAACCTCCAGCGGCTGTTCGTCAACGCCGCGCAGTCGTACGCGTTCAACAGGATCCTCAGCGAGCGCCTCCGGCGCGGCCTGCCGTTCCACCGCCCCGTCGAGGGCGACGTCTGTTGCTTCGCCGAGCGCGACGTGAAATTCCCCAAGCCGGACACGGACAGGGTTCAGCGCGCCACCGAGGGTCGGGTCGACGTCCTCGCGCGCCACTGCGAGCGCGGTCGGGCGTTCGTCACCGCGCCGCTCGTCGGCACCGACACCGAGTTCGCGGACGGCGAACCTGGCGAGATCGAACGCGAGGTGTTCGCGGAACTGGACGTCGGGCGGGCGGACTTCGCGCTCCCGGGCGAGTTCGAGTCGACCGGAACGCGGCGGGCCATCGCACTGACGACCGACCTCGCGGTCGCGGAGCGCGAGGGCGACCCGGTGTTCTCGTTCGCGCTGCCGTCGGGGTCGTACGCGACGACGCTGCTGCGGGAGTATCTGAAGGGGAGCCCGGAGCGGCACTGA
- the pth2 gene encoding peptidyl-tRNA hydrolase Pth2, giving the protein MKQAIVARTDIGMGTGKLAAQVAHAALSAYEDADRRTRKEWKGEGQKKVVLKGQSESQLFELADVAEREGLPYAVVRDAGHTQLDPGTVTALAVGPGRDDVVDKVTGDLPLY; this is encoded by the coding sequence ATGAAACAGGCCATCGTCGCCCGGACCGACATCGGGATGGGGACGGGCAAGCTCGCCGCACAGGTGGCACACGCCGCCCTCTCGGCGTACGAGGACGCCGACCGGAGAACCCGCAAGGAGTGGAAGGGCGAGGGGCAAAAGAAGGTCGTCCTCAAGGGCCAGAGCGAGTCGCAGCTGTTCGAACTCGCCGACGTCGCCGAGCGCGAGGGGCTGCCGTACGCCGTCGTCCGCGACGCCGGGCACACCCAGCTCGACCCGGGCACCGTCACCGCGCTCGCGGTCGGTCCGGGCCGGGACGACGTCGTCGACAAGGTGACCGGCGACCTGCCGCTGTACTGA
- a CDS encoding Yip1 family protein: MSGPRTPLLRPGSYFESHDGSPPVADAAIAVAVVAALTAGGVGLFLGEFAASVDATVEMDNPEHRPEWACENYENMDVSTPSGCGSSVPETVDRDLGTLVAEELSWLPWATLFVVPVFWLFQAGVLHALTAMAGGEGSFAGTLSVAGWGMVPSIARLLGVGAVILYQLRTTPVPGSPEGAVAALEAALAGLGTISIGAALVVAVWGGYVRTYGLASARDVSFDEALIIVAATTLVGLGFELV; the protein is encoded by the coding sequence ATGAGCGGTCCCCGAACGCCCCTCCTCCGTCCAGGGTCGTACTTCGAATCACACGACGGCTCCCCGCCAGTGGCGGACGCCGCCATCGCCGTCGCGGTCGTCGCGGCCCTTACGGCCGGCGGCGTCGGCCTGTTCCTCGGCGAGTTCGCGGCCTCCGTCGACGCGACCGTCGAGATGGACAATCCCGAGCACCGGCCCGAGTGGGCCTGCGAGAACTACGAGAACATGGACGTCTCGACGCCGTCCGGCTGTGGCTCGTCCGTCCCCGAGACGGTCGACCGGGACCTGGGCACGCTCGTCGCCGAGGAGCTCTCGTGGCTCCCCTGGGCGACCCTGTTCGTCGTTCCCGTCTTCTGGCTGTTCCAGGCCGGCGTGCTCCACGCGCTGACCGCGATGGCCGGCGGCGAGGGGTCGTTCGCCGGCACGCTCTCGGTCGCCGGTTGGGGGATGGTGCCCAGCATCGCACGGCTGCTCGGCGTCGGCGCGGTGATCCTCTACCAGCTTCGCACGACGCCGGTTCCGGGCTCGCCAGAAGGGGCCGTCGCCGCGCTGGAGGCCGCACTCGCCGGGCTGGGAACGATCTCCATCGGTGCCGCGCTCGTGGTGGCCGTCTGGGGCGGGTACGTGCGGACGTACGGGCTCGCGTCCGCCCGCGACGTCTCGTTCGACGAGGCGCTCATCATCGTCGCCGCGACGACACTCGTCGGGCTCGGCTTCGAGCTGGTCTGA
- the dcd gene encoding dCTP deaminase yields the protein MILADTDILARLRDGDLVVDPLADVDMQVQPASIDLRLGPEFLEFRRTNIPCIHPNDEREVDEYVTQTHVPEGEDFILHPGDFVLGTTKERVEIPDDLVAHVEGRSSLGRLAIVVHATAGLCDPGYRGQITLELSNLGNAPVALSPGMRVSQLTFTELKSPADRPYGSERGSKYQGQSGPQASRIGDDPEFVENGPEDVDGTAVE from the coding sequence ATGATACTGGCCGACACCGACATCCTCGCGCGCCTCCGCGACGGGGACCTCGTGGTCGACCCGCTCGCGGACGTGGACATGCAGGTACAGCCCGCGAGCATCGACCTCCGACTCGGCCCGGAGTTCCTCGAGTTCCGGCGGACGAACATCCCCTGTATCCACCCGAACGACGAGCGCGAGGTCGACGAGTACGTGACCCAGACGCACGTCCCCGAGGGCGAGGACTTCATCCTCCACCCCGGCGACTTCGTGCTCGGCACGACGAAGGAGCGCGTCGAGATCCCAGACGACCTCGTGGCTCACGTCGAGGGGCGCTCCTCGCTGGGCCGCCTCGCCATCGTCGTCCACGCGACCGCCGGCCTCTGTGACCCCGGCTACCGGGGCCAGATCACCCTCGAACTGTCGAACCTCGGCAACGCGCCCGTCGCGCTCTCGCCGGGCATGCGCGTCTCACAGCTCACCTTCACGGAGCTGAAATCGCCCGCGGACCGCCCGTACGGCAGCGAGCGCGGATCGAAGTATCAGGGCCAGTCCGGCCCGCAGGCCTCGCGCATCGGCGACGACCCGGAGTTCGTGGAGAACGGCCCCGAGGACGTCGACGGAACGGCGGTGGAGTAG
- a CDS encoding thiamine-phosphate synthase family protein: protein MRFIEEIVVEEFLPTVRSMLAGELRDRGLTQREVADVLGISQSAVSKYAHGEVGRREEILRDERVVALVERVADGLASGDMSPVAALVEFEVLVRELEDGDVLAELHEEAMPELADAEYDFVVHDPDSALRERERTLASLRRGLRTLTNTSGFAGLIPHVGSNLVECLPDATGIEDVAAVPGRIFDVKGRATVPGDPEFGVSEHVAGVLLSARAAGADVRAAVNITHDADIVATLEAAGHDCVAFDPDAPTDPVRAALSDREVAGTVVVYQAGGFGIEPVVYVLGPDAASVVDVVRELV from the coding sequence GTGCGGTTCATCGAGGAGATCGTCGTCGAGGAGTTCCTCCCGACGGTGCGGTCGATGCTCGCCGGGGAACTCCGCGACCGTGGGCTCACCCAGCGGGAGGTCGCCGACGTGCTCGGAATTAGCCAGTCGGCAGTCTCGAAGTACGCCCACGGCGAGGTCGGCAGACGGGAGGAGATCCTCCGCGACGAGCGCGTCGTGGCGCTCGTCGAGCGGGTCGCGGACGGCCTCGCCTCGGGGGACATGAGCCCTGTCGCGGCGCTGGTCGAGTTCGAGGTGCTCGTGCGCGAACTGGAGGACGGCGACGTGCTCGCGGAACTCCACGAGGAGGCGATGCCGGAACTCGCGGACGCCGAGTACGACTTCGTGGTCCACGACCCCGACAGCGCGCTCCGCGAGCGCGAGCGGACGCTCGCCTCGCTCCGGCGCGGCCTGCGGACGCTCACCAACACCTCCGGGTTCGCGGGGCTCATCCCGCACGTCGGCTCGAACCTCGTCGAGTGTCTCCCGGACGCGACCGGCATCGAGGACGTCGCGGCCGTTCCGGGCCGCATCTTCGACGTGAAGGGCCGCGCGACCGTCCCCGGCGACCCGGAGTTCGGCGTCAGCGAGCACGTCGCCGGCGTCCTGCTCTCGGCGCGGGCCGCCGGGGCCGACGTGCGCGCCGCCGTGAACATCACCCACGACGCCGACATCGTGGCGACGCTGGAGGCCGCGGGCCACGACTGCGTCGCGTTCGACCCCGACGCGCCGACCGACCCCGTCCGCGCGGCGCTGTCGGACCGCGAGGTGGCCGGGACGGTCGTGGTGTACCAGGCCGGCGGCTTCGGCATCGAGCCGGTCGTCTACGTGCTCGGCCCGGACGCCGCCAGCGTCGTCGACGTGGTGCGCGAATTGGTGTGA
- a CDS encoding class I SAM-dependent methyltransferase codes for MDAPEFYTTFSTLYDALARHGPGVGRLREALADALAPAPGDTVVELGCGTGANHPHFRDLIGPAGRYVGVDFSPGVLDVASDRERAAGAAFVRADATRPPIRSASVDACCSAFVSGMLAEPAAAVRTWADLVGPGGRLALLDLARTTRPGWRLLNPGFRLFVRLGSPPGGANPFDGSPTARLDERVAAAHRELGTRCSDVTTATLAGGFARVSAGTVR; via the coding sequence ATGGACGCCCCCGAGTTCTACACGACGTTCTCGACGCTCTACGACGCGCTGGCCCGCCACGGCCCGGGCGTCGGCCGCCTCCGCGAGGCGCTCGCCGACGCGCTCGCGCCCGCTCCCGGCGACACGGTCGTCGAACTCGGCTGCGGGACGGGCGCGAACCATCCCCACTTCCGCGACCTGATCGGCCCCGCCGGCCGGTACGTCGGCGTCGACTTCTCGCCGGGCGTCCTCGACGTCGCCAGCGACCGCGAGCGGGCGGCGGGCGCGGCGTTCGTCCGCGCCGACGCGACGCGGCCGCCGATCCGTTCGGCCTCGGTCGACGCCTGCTGTTCCGCGTTCGTCTCGGGGATGCTCGCGGAGCCGGCGGCCGCGGTCCGGACGTGGGCCGACCTCGTCGGCCCGGGCGGTCGGCTGGCGCTGCTCGACCTCGCGCGGACGACGCGGCCCGGCTGGCGGCTGCTCAACCCCGGCTTCCGACTGTTCGTCCGCCTCGGCTCGCCGCCCGGCGGCGCGAACCCGTTCGACGGGAGCCCGACCGCGCGGCTGGACGAGCGCGTGGCGGCGGCTCACCGGGAACTCGGAACCCGCTGTAGCGACGTGACGACCGCGACGCTCGCGGGCGGGTTCGCCCGCGTGAGCGCCGGCACCGTGCGATAA
- a CDS encoding DUF7563 family protein: MRECTNCGSSVSDRYVRVFAPDETDGPRVCPHCEDLVRDGGDVREARATR, encoded by the coding sequence ATGCGAGAGTGTACCAACTGCGGGTCCTCCGTGTCCGATCGGTACGTTCGGGTGTTCGCGCCCGACGAGACGGACGGACCGCGCGTGTGTCCCCACTGTGAGGACCTGGTCCGGGACGGCGGCGACGTGCGCGAGGCGCGCGCGACGCGCTGA
- a CDS encoding GNAT family N-acetyltransferase has product MSVRVEEVGDGTEWNELLAGSRGGSPFHRYEFLETCARHGDATVHPYVGYKGEEPIGLFPVLEARKGPFTAAFSPPPDLKVPYLGPAPLNAGKLKRGKRERRNRRFVEAVLDRVDREFGPRFVNVRTSPDYDDERPFVWAGYDATPRYTYVLDLTENVEDLRMALNSGVRKSVRERADGFEIAEADLGDVERIIEGAARRHAEKGADYNVTPSFVTDLHDALPDGMVRAHVCRHDGEFCGGEVSLEYDGTVYGWQSYGDLSRSVPVYDLMYWHIFRAAKERGCTAYDLLGANNPDLCRYKAKFSPELRKYQALNRATLDMKAAAKVYKRLR; this is encoded by the coding sequence ATGAGCGTCCGCGTCGAGGAGGTCGGGGACGGGACGGAGTGGAACGAACTACTCGCCGGGAGTCGGGGCGGCTCGCCGTTCCACCGGTACGAGTTCCTCGAGACGTGTGCCCGCCACGGCGACGCCACGGTCCACCCGTACGTCGGCTACAAGGGCGAGGAGCCGATCGGGCTGTTTCCCGTCCTCGAGGCGCGGAAGGGGCCGTTCACCGCCGCGTTCTCGCCGCCGCCTGACCTGAAGGTCCCGTATCTCGGCCCCGCGCCGCTGAACGCCGGGAAGCTGAAGCGGGGCAAACGCGAGCGGCGCAACCGCCGGTTCGTCGAGGCGGTGCTCGACCGCGTGGACCGCGAGTTCGGCCCGCGGTTCGTGAACGTCCGGACGAGCCCCGACTACGACGACGAGCGACCGTTCGTCTGGGCGGGCTACGACGCGACGCCGCGGTACACCTACGTGCTCGATCTCACCGAGAACGTCGAGGACCTTCGCATGGCGCTCAACTCGGGCGTGCGCAAGTCCGTCCGCGAGCGTGCCGACGGGTTCGAGATCGCCGAGGCGGACCTCGGCGACGTCGAACGGATCATCGAGGGGGCCGCCCGCCGGCACGCGGAGAAGGGTGCCGACTACAACGTCACGCCGTCGTTCGTCACCGACCTCCACGACGCGCTCCCGGACGGGATGGTCCGGGCCCACGTCTGTCGACACGACGGCGAGTTCTGCGGGGGTGAGGTGTCCCTGGAGTACGACGGAACCGTCTACGGCTGGCAGTCCTACGGCGACCTCTCGCGTTCGGTGCCGGTGTACGATCTCATGTACTGGCACATCTTCCGGGCCGCGAAGGAGCGCGGCTGTACGGCCTACGACCTCCTCGGCGCGAACAACCCCGACCTCTGCCGGTACAAGGCGAAGTTCTCGCCGGAGCTACGGAAGTATCAGGCGCTGAACCGCGCGACCCTGGACATGAAGGCGGCCGCGAAGGTGTACAAGCGGCTGCGGTAG